The following are encoded together in the Phaseolus vulgaris cultivar G19833 chromosome 9, P. vulgaris v2.0, whole genome shotgun sequence genome:
- the LOC137820508 gene encoding nuclear transcription factor Y subunit C-1-like, translating into MENTQQGGQGQSGPYAGAAAGSAGAAAGAPPFQHLLHQQQQQLQMFWSYQRQEIEHVNDFKNHQLPLARIKKIMKADEDVRMISAEAPILFAKACELFILELTIRSWLHAEENKRRTLQKNDIAAAITRTDIFDFLVDIVPRDEIKDDAALVGATASGVPYYYPPIGQPAGMMIGRPAVDPATGVYVQPPSQAWQSVWQSAADDASYGGAGGAGAQGSIDGQS; encoded by the coding sequence ATGGAGAACACCCAGCAAGGAGGCCAAGGCCAATCGGGACCCTACGCCGGTGCGGCCGCCGGAAGTGCAGGTGCAGCTGCAGGAGCGCCCCCCTTCCAGCACCTCCTCCaccagcagcagcagcagcttCAGATGTTCTGGTCCTACCAACGCCAAGAGATCGAGCACGTCAACGACTTCAAGAACCACCAGCTACCCCTCGCTCGCATCAAGAAGATCATGAAGGCCGACGAGGACGTCCGCATGATCTCCGCTGAGGCCCCAATCCTCTTCGCCAAGGCCTGCGAGCTCTTCATCCTTGAGCTCACCATCCGCTCCTGGCTCCACGCCGAGGAGAACAAGCGCCGCACCCTCCAGAAGaacgacatcgccgccgccatCACCCGCACCGACATTTTCGACTTCCTTGTTGACATCGTCCCTCGCGACGAGATCAAGGACGATGCTGCGCTCGTCGGGGCCACTGCTAGTGGTGTGCCCTACTACTACCCTCCCATTGGCCAGCCTGCCGGCATGATGATTGGCCGTCCCGCTGTTGATCCCGCCACTGGAGTCTACGTCCAGCCCCCGTCCCAGGCCTGGCAGTCAGTCTGGCAGTCCGCTGCCGACGACGCCTCCTACGGTGGCGCTGGCGGAGCCGGTGCCCAGGGGAGCATTGATGGCCAGAG